The following are encoded in a window of Corvus moneduloides isolate bCorMon1 chromosome 26, bCorMon1.pri, whole genome shotgun sequence genomic DNA:
- the C1QL1 gene encoding C1q-related factor: MVLVLVVLIPVLVSSAGTDGRYEMLGTCRMVCEPYGPAAPPQPAERGPLPPPSTLVQGPQGKPGRPGKPGPPGPPGEPGPPGPVGARGEAGRPGPPGLPGPGATGAVSAATYSTVPRVAFYAGLKNPHEGYEVLKFDDVVTNLGNSYDAASGKFTCAIPGTYFFTYHVLMRGGDGTSMWADLCKNGQVRASAIAQDADQNYDYASNSVVLHLDAGDEVFIKLDGGKAHGGNNNKYSTFSGFIIYSD; encoded by the exons atggtgctggtgctggtggtgctCATCCCGGTGCTGGTGAGCTCCGCCGGTACCGACGGCCGGTACGAGATGCTGGGCACCTGCCGGATGGTCTGCGAGCCCtacggccccgccgcccccccgcaACCGGCCGAACGCGGCCCCCTCCCGCCGCCGTCCACCCTGGTGCAAGGTCCCCAAGGCAAACCGGGGAGACCGGGGAAACCGGGACCACCGGGACCGCCCGGAGAACCGGGGCCTCCGGGGCCGGTGGGGGCGCGGGGTGAAGCAGGAAGACCGGGACCCCCGGGATTACCGGGACCGGGGGCTACGGGCGCGGTGAGCGCAGCCACCTACAGCACGGTGCCGCGGGTCGCCTTCTACGCCGGCCTCAAGAACCCCCACGAGGGCTACGAGGTCCTCAAGTTCGACGACGTGGTCACCAACCTGGGCAACAGCTACGACGCCGCCTCGGGCAAGTTCACCTGCGCCATCCCCGGTACCTACTTCTTCACCTACCACGTCCTCATGCGAGGCGGCGACGGCACCAGCATGTGGGCCGACCTCTGCAAGAACGGGCAG GTCCGGGCCAGCGCCATCGCTCAGGACGCCGACCAGAACTACGACTACGCCAGCAACAGCGTCGTCCTGCACCTGGACGCGGGGGACGAGGTCTTCATCAAGCTGGACGGGGGCAAAGCCCACGGCGGCAACAACAACAAGTACAGCACCTTCTCCGGCTTCATCATCTACTCGGACTGA